A genomic stretch from Chitinophaga agri includes:
- a CDS encoding ABC transporter permease, translating into MFRNYIKIAWRNLKHNKVFSFINIGGMAVAICVALLLGIAAYHEWSYDQFHVNRSSLYELYMEEGLPNGKIAVGANHPAPLMAALKHECPGVGQVTRYQSSKRGISYNGKTISGIIGFADTSFLRMFTFPLLRGNIDALRNRDQVLISEETAKNIFGTADPLNKIIEVKIGQLMKSYTVGGVMANVPKNSSIYFEVLVNFSSLLEWYGNESSWSYSSYYTFVQLQEHAAVPGVLKQMQALPVKYMSEKLESMKKNGVQPGKDGLLLRYGLIPLKDIHFDNRGGWAGISKFYPWMMVIIAIMIVIIAAGNFINLSIGRSFTRAGEIGMRKAMGAQKGQLIAQFWGEAFILCSISLFAGVVLASFLLPSFNELFRYHFSMSAVFGDIRILAGIIAGFLLVTLLAGGYPAWMISRFKMLEVLKGKLNLGRKNIFRNALIVVQFSIAVLLISCTVILWQQLTYLRSKPLGYNEHEVISIPVTPNLRPEVHALARLRAALAGDPHIIAISGSNTNFGDGLDGGRNAATYGFDYKDRNVKTNWTMVDYDYLQTLGLELVAGRDFSRAFATDSSAVIINELMAKQLAEKDPIGVEMDVIRKMHVVGVVKDFNFRSLKEESGPMTMELVPGMKPMYIFVRVVPADLPLAMDRVQKAWRTIDPEGVFEASFLDENVDRMYRSEARLAKIIVSGAVIAIVISCMGLFAIAVLVITQRNKEIGIRKVLGASVSGIVALIARDFLKLVIMAILIATPVAWYMMHAWLQDFAYHVNVQWWVFVLAGVAAVVIAFVTISFQSVKAALMNPVKSLKTE; encoded by the coding sequence ATGTTCAGAAACTATATCAAGATAGCATGGAGGAACCTGAAGCACAATAAGGTCTTCAGTTTTATCAATATCGGCGGAATGGCAGTCGCTATCTGCGTCGCGTTGCTGCTGGGTATTGCCGCTTATCATGAGTGGTCTTATGATCAGTTCCATGTGAACAGATCTTCGCTATATGAGCTGTACATGGAAGAGGGCCTGCCAAATGGTAAAATAGCAGTGGGGGCCAATCACCCTGCACCACTGATGGCAGCTTTAAAGCATGAATGTCCTGGCGTTGGGCAGGTAACCCGTTATCAGTCCAGTAAAAGAGGTATCAGCTATAATGGGAAGACTATATCCGGCATCATCGGATTTGCAGATACGTCTTTTCTGCGCATGTTCACTTTCCCTTTGCTGAGAGGGAATATAGACGCATTGAGGAACAGAGATCAGGTACTGATCTCCGAAGAAACAGCTAAAAATATCTTTGGTACGGCAGATCCATTAAACAAGATCATTGAAGTGAAGATCGGACAGTTAATGAAAAGCTATACTGTCGGAGGGGTGATGGCCAATGTACCTAAGAACTCAAGTATTTATTTTGAGGTGTTGGTAAACTTTTCCTCCCTGTTGGAATGGTACGGTAATGAAAGTTCCTGGTCTTACAGTTCTTATTACACCTTTGTGCAGTTACAGGAACATGCAGCCGTGCCGGGAGTATTGAAACAGATGCAGGCGCTCCCCGTAAAATATATGTCAGAGAAGCTGGAAAGTATGAAGAAGAATGGCGTGCAGCCGGGAAAGGACGGTCTTTTACTAAGGTATGGCCTTATTCCGCTGAAAGACATTCATTTTGATAATCGTGGCGGATGGGCTGGTATCAGTAAGTTTTATCCCTGGATGATGGTGATCATTGCTATCATGATCGTGATCATCGCCGCAGGTAACTTTATCAATCTCTCTATAGGACGGTCATTTACGCGGGCCGGAGAGATCGGTATGCGCAAGGCAATGGGTGCACAAAAAGGGCAGCTCATTGCCCAGTTCTGGGGAGAGGCATTTATACTGTGTAGTATCTCGTTGTTTGCAGGTGTTGTCCTGGCTTCCTTTCTGCTACCATCCTTCAATGAGTTATTCAGGTATCATTTCAGCATGTCAGCTGTATTCGGAGATATCCGTATCCTGGCGGGTATTATAGCAGGGTTCCTGCTGGTGACGCTACTGGCCGGCGGATATCCTGCCTGGATGATCTCCAGGTTTAAAATGCTGGAGGTGCTGAAAGGTAAACTGAATCTGGGCAGGAAGAATATATTCAGGAATGCCCTGATCGTTGTACAGTTTTCAATAGCCGTACTGCTGATCAGTTGTACGGTCATTCTGTGGCAGCAGCTAACCTATCTGCGGTCGAAACCACTGGGTTATAATGAGCATGAGGTGATCAGTATTCCGGTAACTCCTAATCTGCGTCCGGAGGTGCATGCGCTGGCCAGACTGAGAGCAGCCCTGGCAGGAGATCCGCATATTATAGCTATCAGTGGGTCTAATACCAATTTCGGCGATGGCCTGGATGGCGGAAGGAATGCAGCTACCTACGGATTTGATTATAAAGACCGGAATGTGAAGACGAACTGGACGATGGTGGATTATGATTATCTTCAGACATTAGGACTTGAGCTGGTCGCTGGCCGCGATTTCTCCCGTGCCTTTGCCACTGATTCCAGTGCTGTGATCATCAATGAGCTGATGGCGAAACAGCTGGCCGAGAAAGACCCTATAGGGGTGGAAATGGATGTGATCAGGAAGATGCACGTGGTGGGCGTGGTGAAAGATTTTAACTTCCGTTCGCTGAAAGAAGAATCCGGTCCGATGACGATGGAGCTTGTTCCGGGAATGAAACCAATGTATATTTTTGTAAGGGTAGTGCCGGCCGATCTGCCGCTGGCAATGGATCGGGTACAGAAGGCCTGGCGTACCATTGACCCTGAAGGTGTGTTTGAAGCCTCTTTCCTGGATGAAAATGTAGACAGAATGTACAGATCGGAAGCCCGGCTGGCTAAGATCATTGTCAGTGGCGCCGTGATCGCTATTGTCATCTCCTGTATGGGGCTTTTTGCCATAGCAGTACTGGTCATCACACAACGTAATAAAGAAATAGGTATCCGCAAGGTACTAGGCGCTTCCGTGTCGGGCATAGTGGCCCTGATAGCCAGGGATTTCCTGAAACTGGTGATAATGGCCATCCTCATCGCCACTCCGGTGGCCTGGTACATGATGCATGCCTGGTTACAGGACTTTGCCTATCATGTGAATGTGCAATGGTGGGTGTTCGTGCTGGCAGGTGTTGCTGCGGTAGTGATCGCCTTTGTCACGATAAGTTTCCAATCCGTGAAGGCCGCATTAATGAATCCCGTTAAATCGCTAAAAACAGAATAA
- a CDS encoding efflux RND transporter periplasmic adaptor subunit, producing the protein MKRKTLFWILGIIVVLIAIIALSKANKDDSIKVAVDKAADKNIIEVVSASGKIYPETEVKVSSDVSGEIVDLPVLEGDSVKKGQVLVRIYADIYGSVRDKATASLSQARAQLANTAASLNAFKAKLEQSKAAYDRNKELLAQKVVSRSEFETAEATYRSALADYNAAAEQVNSNRFAVQSANAGLTEANTNLKRTTIVAPMDGVVSLLPVKKGERVVGTGQMSGTEIMRIADLNIMEVQVDVGENDIPRVKYNDTAVVEVDAYSDRKFKGIVTQIASSSKGAATATATTTSSAEQVTSYIVHIRILPESYADLIDPTHPKNFPFRPGMSASVDIQTRRKNNVLAVPINAVTTRDIVDTTKAVGARKEDLAAEKESGKNQKEVVFVLQEDKTVRAVTVTTGVQDDANIEILSGLKKGETVISAPYSAVSKDLEQGKKVKVVPKKELFEGTGK; encoded by the coding sequence ATGAAGAGAAAGACTCTTTTTTGGATCCTGGGGATCATTGTTGTGCTCATTGCTATTATAGCCTTGAGCAAAGCCAACAAGGATGACAGCATCAAAGTCGCTGTGGACAAAGCAGCCGATAAAAATATTATTGAGGTGGTCTCTGCCAGTGGCAAGATCTACCCGGAGACAGAAGTAAAGGTAAGCTCCGACGTATCCGGTGAAATTGTAGACCTCCCAGTACTGGAAGGTGACTCTGTTAAAAAAGGCCAGGTATTGGTACGCATCTATGCCGATATATATGGTTCCGTACGTGATAAGGCCACTGCCTCCCTCAGTCAGGCCCGTGCACAGCTGGCAAATACTGCCGCCTCTCTCAACGCCTTTAAAGCCAAACTGGAACAAAGTAAAGCTGCCTACGACCGTAACAAGGAACTGCTGGCACAGAAAGTAGTGTCCCGTAGTGAGTTTGAAACAGCGGAAGCTACTTACCGCTCCGCACTGGCTGACTATAACGCCGCGGCAGAACAGGTGAACAGTAACCGTTTTGCCGTACAAAGCGCCAATGCAGGACTGACTGAAGCGAATACCAACCTGAAACGTACAACTATCGTCGCCCCGATGGACGGTGTCGTGTCCCTGTTACCTGTTAAAAAAGGTGAGCGTGTGGTAGGTACCGGACAGATGAGCGGTACAGAGATCATGCGTATTGCTGACCTGAACATTATGGAAGTACAGGTGGATGTAGGTGAGAACGACATCCCCCGTGTAAAATATAACGATACTGCTGTTGTAGAGGTAGATGCCTACAGCGATCGTAAGTTCAAAGGTATCGTTACCCAGATTGCCAGCTCCAGTAAAGGTGCGGCAACTGCTACTGCTACCACCACCTCTTCTGCGGAGCAGGTAACCAGCTACATTGTACACATCCGTATCCTGCCTGAAAGCTATGCGGACCTCATAGATCCGACACATCCCAAAAACTTCCCTTTCCGTCCGGGTATGAGCGCCAGCGTGGACATCCAGACCCGCAGGAAGAACAATGTACTGGCAGTGCCTATTAATGCCGTTACCACCCGCGATATTGTCGATACGACAAAAGCGGTGGGTGCCCGGAAAGAAGACCTGGCAGCAGAAAAAGAAAGCGGTAAGAACCAGAAAGAGGTTGTTTTTGTACTCCAGGAAGACAAGACAGTACGTGCGGTAACTGTTACTACTGGTGTGCAGGATGATGCAAATATTGAGATCCTCTCAGGACTGAAGAAAGGTGAGACAGTGATCAGTGCACCTTACTCTGCAGTATCTAAAGATCTGGAGCAGGGTAAAAAAGTGAAGGTTGTACCTAAGAAAGAACTGTTCGAAGGAACAGGTAAGTAA
- a CDS encoding ABC transporter ATP-binding protein: MIQLRHISKHYPVGFGKNEILKDIDLRIFDGEFVSIMGPSGSGKSTLLHIMGLLEEPSQGEYLFDGELVHKMNEKKRTQLHRGAIGFVFQAYHLIDELTVYENIETPLLYKNVPAAERKSRVADILDRFNIVAKKDLFPNQLSGGQQQLVGIARALVGEPKVILADEPTGNLHSDQAKEIMELFKQLNEKDKITIVQVTHSEVNATYGHRIIQIRDGKIA; this comes from the coding sequence ATGATACAATTAAGACATATCTCCAAACATTATCCCGTAGGATTTGGTAAGAATGAAATATTAAAAGATATTGATCTCCGGATCTTCGATGGAGAGTTTGTATCCATTATGGGGCCTTCCGGTTCCGGCAAATCGACCCTCCTGCATATCATGGGATTGCTGGAGGAGCCTTCCCAGGGAGAATACCTGTTTGACGGTGAGTTGGTGCATAAAATGAATGAAAAGAAGAGAACACAATTGCACCGGGGAGCGATAGGGTTCGTATTCCAGGCTTATCACCTGATTGACGAACTGACCGTTTATGAGAACATTGAGACACCACTGCTATATAAAAATGTTCCTGCCGCAGAACGAAAGAGCCGTGTGGCCGATATCCTGGACCGTTTCAATATAGTAGCCAAAAAAGACCTTTTCCCAAATCAATTGTCTGGTGGACAGCAACAGCTGGTGGGTATAGCACGTGCCCTCGTAGGAGAACCTAAAGTCATCCTGGCGGACGAGCCCACCGGTAACCTGCATTCCGATCAGGCGAAGGAAATTATGGAACTGTTCAAACAGCTGAATGAAAAAGACAAGATTACAATAGTACAGGTAACCCATTCCGAAGTGAATGCCACTTACGGTCACAGGATCATACAGATCCGGGACGGTAAGATCGCATAA
- a CDS encoding ABC transporter permease → MVESYIKIAWRNLWRNRTFSAINIAGLTVGMTVSFTLLLYVLFQFSYDSFHKQRRDIYLMRTGAEGSRNTPVPLAGYLQKNIPEIKAVVRSTYTVSHLLKAGDKSLKLAGPNVDPNFLDVFTFPLIKGQRKLKDPNVIVLTESTARKLFGDAEPIGQIVTLDMAHPLVVEGVVKDPPANSSIRFSYLLSWSFCEVIMPWVKENQWGNFSLQTYVQLLPTADPAVVSRKVRDILHKQNGIVAETSFLTIHPMSQWKLYGKMKEGKVVGGEIASVRLFGLLALGILLIACVNFINLSTAQSERRAKEVGVRKSVGADRHMLIGQFMSESMLVVFISLILSVGCMWLVLPGFNALANSALKLSLAPAYFWIAVVGLAIVTGIISGSYPAFVLSSFRPVKVLKGGLVEIKGSFISRQTLVVFQFSLAIILILVTIVIYRQLDFIRSRPLGYDPKGLVNVELEGKVYDDYNTFRQEATATGAAVNGSVMMSSIAEVGGSVWGLKWPGQLPGEENTTFGILTATENFAATFGVQIKEGRDFQSAGDSLSILLNEAAVKVMHLREPVVGQQIVLNGQTRTITGVAKDFVWEMAYVPTSAMVIPYNPGWRGSITFKLNPHLSVSEGMARLEKAYHKLNPDFPFEYTFVDQAYEQKYASEKLLGTLINIFAGLAILISCMGLLGLSVFAAARRKKEIGIRKVMGAGVAQVTMLLSKDFLKPVLIAIMIASPVASYIMLQWLHLYTYRISLEWWMYASAGIAAVMIALLTVSIQSVRAALMNPVKALRSE, encoded by the coding sequence ATGGTAGAGAGTTATATAAAGATAGCCTGGAGGAATTTGTGGCGCAACCGCACATTTTCCGCCATTAATATCGCTGGTCTGACAGTAGGTATGACCGTGAGTTTTACGCTGTTATTATACGTATTGTTTCAGTTCAGTTATGACAGCTTTCACAAGCAGCGACGGGATATTTATCTGATGCGTACAGGTGCTGAAGGTAGCCGGAATACACCTGTGCCATTGGCTGGTTATCTGCAGAAGAATATTCCTGAGATCAAGGCGGTAGTCCGTTCTACCTATACTGTCTCTCACTTACTGAAGGCGGGAGATAAGTCTTTAAAGCTGGCAGGACCTAATGTTGATCCTAACTTCCTGGATGTATTCACCTTCCCGCTCATTAAGGGGCAACGCAAGCTGAAAGATCCCAATGTCATTGTATTAACGGAAAGTACTGCGCGTAAGCTATTTGGAGATGCAGAGCCAATAGGACAGATCGTTACTCTCGACATGGCGCATCCGCTGGTCGTAGAAGGTGTTGTAAAAGACCCTCCTGCAAATTCCAGTATACGGTTCTCATACCTGTTAAGCTGGTCATTCTGTGAAGTGATCATGCCGTGGGTGAAAGAGAATCAATGGGGAAATTTTAGTCTGCAGACATATGTACAACTGCTACCAACCGCTGATCCTGCGGTGGTCTCCCGTAAGGTGAGAGACATTCTTCATAAACAGAATGGTATTGTAGCCGAGACATCTTTTTTGACTATCCATCCTATGAGCCAGTGGAAGTTATATGGAAAGATGAAGGAGGGGAAAGTAGTAGGAGGGGAGATTGCTTCTGTGCGCTTATTTGGTTTACTGGCACTGGGTATTCTGCTGATCGCCTGTGTGAATTTTATCAACCTGAGTACCGCCCAGAGTGAGCGCAGGGCAAAGGAAGTAGGCGTCAGGAAGTCTGTTGGGGCCGACAGGCACATGTTGATCGGACAGTTTATGTCGGAGTCCATGCTGGTCGTCTTTATCTCGCTCATCCTGTCAGTCGGATGCATGTGGCTCGTGTTGCCTGGCTTCAATGCGCTTGCAAACAGTGCCTTAAAGTTGTCTCTTGCACCGGCTTACTTCTGGATCGCTGTAGTAGGACTGGCTATTGTGACAGGTATTATCTCAGGCAGTTATCCTGCCTTTGTATTGTCTTCCTTTAGGCCTGTCAAAGTGCTGAAAGGCGGGTTAGTTGAGATCAAAGGGAGTTTCATATCAAGACAAACACTCGTTGTATTCCAGTTCAGTCTGGCTATTATATTAATACTGGTCACGATAGTTATTTACCGGCAACTCGATTTTATCCGTAGCCGTCCGCTTGGATACGATCCGAAAGGATTAGTGAACGTAGAGCTGGAAGGAAAAGTATATGATGATTATAATACGTTCCGGCAGGAAGCGACCGCAACTGGCGCTGCTGTCAATGGCAGTGTGATGATGTCTTCCATTGCGGAGGTAGGAGGTTCGGTATGGGGACTGAAATGGCCCGGGCAATTGCCGGGAGAGGAGAATACAACATTTGGTATCCTTACCGCTACAGAAAACTTCGCCGCTACGTTTGGTGTACAAATAAAGGAAGGACGTGACTTTCAGTCGGCCGGTGACTCGCTGTCCATACTATTGAACGAGGCCGCAGTGAAGGTCATGCATCTCAGGGAACCAGTGGTAGGGCAGCAAATAGTATTGAATGGTCAGACCAGGACGATCACTGGCGTTGCAAAGGATTTTGTATGGGAGATGGCGTATGTGCCTACCAGCGCAATGGTGATACCTTACAATCCTGGCTGGAGAGGTTCGATCACTTTTAAGTTAAATCCTCATTTATCTGTCAGTGAAGGAATGGCCCGCCTGGAAAAAGCCTATCATAAGCTGAACCCTGATTTTCCTTTCGAATATACTTTCGTTGATCAGGCTTATGAGCAGAAGTATGCATCTGAGAAATTACTGGGTACACTGATCAACATATTTGCAGGACTCGCTATTCTGATCAGCTGTATGGGATTACTCGGACTATCAGTATTTGCCGCTGCCCGCAGAAAGAAGGAGATAGGAATACGCAAGGTGATGGGCGCTGGTGTGGCACAGGTAACGATGCTGTTATCAAAGGACTTCCTGAAACCGGTATTAATAGCAATAATGATCGCTTCTCCGGTAGCCTCCTATATCATGCTGCAATGGTTGCATTTGTATACTTACCGTATCTCCCTGGAGTGGTGGATGTATGCATCAGCAGGTATAGCAGCGGTTATGATCGCCCTGCTGACAGTGAGTATACAATCAGTCAGAGCTGCGTTGATGAATCCTGTTAAAGCATTGAGATCAGAATAA
- a CDS encoding TolC family protein, which produces MKLSKIPGCLLALCLLFANAVALKAQDTWTLQRSVEYALQNNISIKQQDVQKRYAALTLRQSQLSQIPTLNGGVQATIGSGRNIDPYTNVFVTQSYFNLGGGLNANVDIFNWFYKRNNIAANNYETQAQIRFLEKVKNDVSFNIASTFLQILMNIEQVHVSELQVKLTTSQLENTKKLVIAGSVPESNQADLETKLASDSVTLVSAQNQVILSTLQMKALLNLGFDQSYVPQVPENISQLPVPRLDEVDPEMVFSAAQTTNPLIKGDKLKEQSMQRAYAAQKGLLYPSLAANGSLNTSYTDVAKDGTGKTIRFGDQFSNNFRQSAGLTLNIPILNAWQQRTAVNRAKLNIENQELTTAQDLQKLRQDIYTAHANAVAAIQKFSASSKGVEASQRAYDFATKRYNLGLMNTIDYITTQTNLFRAQIDKVSAQYDFIFRMKLLEFYRDQKITL; this is translated from the coding sequence ATGAAATTATCCAAGATCCCGGGATGTCTCCTGGCACTGTGCTTATTGTTTGCTAACGCTGTCGCCCTGAAAGCGCAGGATACCTGGACACTGCAACGCTCCGTAGAATATGCGCTTCAAAATAACATATCTATCAAGCAGCAGGATGTACAGAAACGCTATGCAGCACTGACACTCAGACAAAGCCAGCTGTCGCAGATCCCAACATTAAACGGTGGCGTACAGGCCACAATAGGTTCCGGTCGTAACATTGACCCGTATACCAACGTGTTTGTTACCCAGTCGTATTTCAACCTCGGTGGAGGTCTGAATGCGAATGTTGATATCTTCAACTGGTTCTATAAACGCAATAACATTGCTGCCAATAACTATGAAACGCAGGCACAGATCCGCTTCCTGGAAAAGGTAAAGAACGATGTCTCTTTTAATATCGCCAGTACTTTCCTGCAGATACTCATGAACATTGAGCAGGTACACGTCAGTGAGTTACAGGTTAAACTGACCACTTCACAGCTGGAGAATACCAAAAAGCTGGTAATTGCCGGTTCTGTTCCCGAAAGTAATCAGGCTGACCTGGAAACAAAACTGGCCAGTGACAGTGTGACCCTGGTCTCTGCACAGAACCAGGTGATCCTTTCTACGCTTCAGATGAAGGCGTTACTGAACCTGGGCTTTGATCAGTCTTATGTGCCACAGGTACCGGAGAATATATCTCAGTTACCCGTACCCAGACTGGATGAAGTAGATCCTGAAATGGTATTCAGCGCAGCGCAGACAACTAATCCCCTGATCAAAGGCGATAAACTGAAGGAACAGTCCATGCAACGTGCCTATGCCGCACAGAAAGGCCTGTTATATCCTTCCCTGGCTGCCAATGGTAGCTTGAACACCAGTTATACTGACGTAGCGAAAGACGGGACAGGAAAGACCATCCGGTTCGGCGATCAGTTCAGTAACAACTTCCGCCAGTCCGCAGGATTGACACTGAATATTCCTATTCTCAATGCATGGCAGCAGCGTACCGCTGTTAACCGCGCAAAGCTGAATATTGAAAATCAGGAGCTGACAACCGCACAGGACCTCCAGAAACTGCGCCAGGATATCTATACTGCCCATGCCAATGCGGTAGCCGCTATTCAGAAATTCTCCGCTTCTTCGAAAGGCGTAGAGGCCTCCCAGCGTGCGTATGATTTTGCGACCAAACGGTATAACCTGGGATTAATGAATACTATTGACTATATTACTACCCAGACAAACCTGTTTAGAGCGCAGATAGATAAGGTGTCAGCGCAATACGATTTCATATTTAGAATGAAACTACTGGAGTTTTACAGAGATCAGAAGATCACGCTGTAA
- a CDS encoding glycoside hydrolase domain-containing protein, with the protein MKKSLIYLLSLLSITAVAQPSSQVNVFLGSSGDNGQMSPAASYPFSMLSIGPETYPNTHTGYEYYAKEFLGFTHNRMEGVGCQGCGGNLLIRPFLGDGPVKADLMKYEEQASPGYYHVGFTNGIKASFTVYKNGGLHQYSFPEGKKGLLLDLAYAHVGRFVAEEHTIEGNAVSGWVESRTTCSAGIYRIYYYVEADRPVTWTATTAHQLVVNMTDSNLGLRVGLSSVGTAYAKAAVTKEAFDVVKNKSAKEWNDMLGHIKVKGDPEREKLFYSLFYRSVQSPYVVSEPDGAYAATDGTLQHTSSKIYNGWAIWDNYRTQLPLLSIAFPTEYQDMTNSIAGLYKHGKKDYATLHEPSITVRTEHAVVVLLDALKKDYKLDFNAISDSVVREIQGLDYAHPDKALESSYDAWALSEIYYAQKDKAHGDQYKQQAADYKKYWLKDFQDLTKRDVDRMQARGLYQGTIWQYRWFVPFDLKGLMELCGGEEAYVSQLDEFFDNDYYCHANQPDLQAPFMYNVTGQPWKSQALIHKIAVDTMVQHYFNDNSRGIGSEIDLIYKNQPKAYVRTMDDDAGTMSSWFVLVSTGIFPACIGTPVYYLNVPLFESVEWQWPGRKPFAVHVKNFGPENVYIQEVWLNGKKLDRNWISHSEIAKGGKLEIVAGDKPAQQQGQGNKWITDLTRQ; encoded by the coding sequence ATGAAAAAGTCGCTAATATATCTACTGAGTCTGCTATCGATCACCGCAGTCGCTCAGCCATCCAGTCAGGTGAATGTGTTCCTGGGTTCTTCCGGGGACAATGGGCAAATGTCTCCCGCAGCATCCTATCCTTTCAGCATGTTAAGCATTGGCCCGGAGACCTATCCCAATACCCATACGGGATATGAATATTACGCCAAAGAGTTTCTCGGGTTTACCCATAACCGTATGGAGGGCGTCGGCTGCCAGGGATGCGGAGGTAATCTGCTCATACGCCCGTTCCTGGGAGATGGGCCTGTGAAAGCAGATCTGATGAAATATGAGGAACAGGCCTCTCCTGGTTATTACCATGTAGGATTTACCAATGGTATCAAAGCCTCGTTTACTGTATATAAAAATGGCGGTTTACATCAGTATAGTTTTCCTGAAGGAAAGAAAGGTCTGCTGCTTGATCTCGCATATGCACACGTAGGACGTTTTGTGGCAGAAGAACATACCATTGAAGGCAATGCGGTCAGTGGCTGGGTAGAATCCCGGACTACCTGCAGTGCTGGTATCTACAGGATCTACTATTATGTGGAAGCGGATCGTCCGGTAACATGGACCGCTACTACTGCACATCAGCTGGTGGTGAATATGACTGATAGTAACCTGGGGCTGAGAGTGGGCCTGTCATCCGTAGGAACAGCTTATGCGAAAGCGGCTGTTACCAAAGAAGCTTTTGATGTTGTAAAGAATAAAAGTGCAAAGGAGTGGAATGATATGCTGGGACATATCAAGGTAAAGGGTGATCCGGAAAGGGAAAAACTTTTCTATTCACTGTTTTACAGGTCTGTTCAGTCGCCCTATGTTGTGTCAGAACCAGATGGTGCTTATGCTGCGACCGATGGAACGTTACAACATACCAGCAGCAAAATATATAATGGCTGGGCTATCTGGGACAATTACCGCACACAGTTGCCATTGTTATCAATCGCCTTTCCAACCGAATATCAGGACATGACGAACTCCATTGCCGGACTGTATAAACATGGCAAGAAGGACTATGCTACCCTGCATGAACCCTCTATTACTGTGAGGACAGAACATGCGGTAGTGGTATTGCTGGATGCACTTAAAAAGGACTATAAGCTGGATTTTAATGCTATTTCAGATTCGGTTGTCAGGGAGATACAAGGACTGGATTACGCGCATCCTGATAAGGCGTTAGAGTCTTCCTATGACGCCTGGGCATTGTCGGAGATCTATTACGCACAGAAAGACAAGGCACATGGCGATCAGTATAAGCAGCAGGCAGCAGACTATAAGAAATACTGGCTAAAAGACTTCCAGGACCTGACTAAGCGTGATGTAGACCGTATGCAGGCAAGAGGACTTTATCAGGGTACGATCTGGCAGTACCGCTGGTTTGTGCCATTTGATCTGAAAGGACTGATGGAATTATGTGGCGGAGAGGAGGCTTATGTATCGCAGCTGGACGAGTTTTTTGATAATGATTACTATTGTCATGCTAACCAGCCTGACCTGCAGGCCCCATTTATGTATAACGTTACTGGTCAGCCGTGGAAATCGCAGGCCCTTATCCACAAGATCGCTGTAGATACCATGGTGCAGCATTATTTTAATGATAATAGCCGTGGTATTGGTTCAGAGATTGATCTGATCTATAAGAACCAGCCGAAAGCCTATGTCAGAACGATGGATGATGATGCGGGTACCATGTCTTCCTGGTTTGTACTGGTATCAACCGGCATTTTCCCGGCGTGTATTGGTACGCCGGTATATTACCTGAATGTGCCTTTATTTGAGTCCGTAGAATGGCAATGGCCGGGTAGGAAGCCATTTGCTGTGCATGTGAAGAACTTCGGTCCTGAGAATGTATATATACAGGAAGTGTGGCTGAACGGCAAAAAGCTGGACCGCAACTGGATCAGTCATTCAGAGATCGCTAAAGGCGGGAAACTGGAAATAGTAGCGGGTGATAAGCCTGCGCAGCAACAGGGACAGGGTAATAAGTGGATCACTGATCTTACCCGTCAATAG